The following proteins come from a genomic window of Pelagicoccus albus:
- a CDS encoding EVE domain-containing protein has product MAKKFWLIKSEPDVFGFDDLEKCENQTEHWDGIRNYQARNFMRDDMKKGDIAIFYHSNAGPNVGAVGLVTVASESAYPDHTQFDESSNYYDAKSPKDNPRWLMVDFQWKMPFKRLVTLKELKETPELEDMLVVKRGQRLSIQPVEKKHFEIVCKLGGLTAKELKSL; this is encoded by the coding sequence ATGGCGAAGAAATTTTGGCTAATCAAAAGCGAGCCGGACGTTTTCGGTTTCGATGATCTTGAGAAGTGCGAAAACCAGACCGAACATTGGGACGGTATCCGCAACTACCAGGCCCGCAACTTCATGCGGGACGACATGAAGAAGGGAGACATCGCCATCTTTTACCATTCCAATGCGGGCCCAAATGTCGGAGCTGTGGGATTGGTGACCGTGGCTAGCGAATCGGCCTATCCTGACCATACGCAATTTGACGAGAGCTCCAACTACTACGACGCAAAGTCTCCCAAGGACAATCCGCGTTGGCTCATGGTGGACTTCCAATGGAAGATGCCTTTCAAGCGGCTGGTTACACTGAAGGAGCTCAAGGAAACTCCAGAGCTCGAAGACATGCTGGTGGTGAAGCGTGGACAACGCCTGTCGATCCAACCGGTCGAAAAGAAGCATTTCGAAATCGTCTGCAAACTCGGCGGACTTACCGCCAAAGAGCTGAAATCGCTTTAG